The Micromonospora krabiensis genome window below encodes:
- a CDS encoding MATE family efflux transporter, with the protein MSQTLATAQAAASPRRIAALALPALVVLAAEPLYVLVDTAVVGHLGQVPLAALAVGGTVMTLTAWIGTVVAYGTTGRSARRFGAGDRAAAVAEGVQASWLAFGVGVLVALGMQVGGGALARTLVGGPGEVADAAAQWLRIAALGAPGLLLAAAGNGWLRGIQDTRRPLFFVLGPNLLSALLCPLLVYPLGLGLTGSAVANAVAQTLGGTLFAAALVAERVPLRPRPRLIRQQLVLSRDLLIRGAAFQASFLSATAVAARFGAAAVGAHQIALQLWFFTALVLDALAIAAQSLVGAALGAGDAAYARALARRIGLLGGVCGVAFGLLIAAGAGVVPGWFSSDPLVREQAMVAWPWFVAMQPLAGVVFALDGVLIGAGDVRYLRNLTVVAALGGFLPAIWLAYGLNLGLGGIWAGLTLFVVLRLVALLLRLRSGGWAVVGAVR; encoded by the coding sequence ATGAGCCAGACCCTCGCCACCGCCCAGGCCGCCGCCTCACCGAGACGGATCGCCGCGCTCGCCCTGCCCGCTCTCGTGGTGCTCGCCGCCGAACCGCTCTACGTGCTGGTCGACACAGCCGTGGTCGGTCACCTCGGGCAGGTGCCGCTGGCCGCGCTCGCCGTCGGCGGCACGGTCATGACGCTCACCGCGTGGATCGGCACCGTCGTCGCGTACGGCACTACGGGGCGGTCGGCCCGCCGCTTCGGGGCGGGGGATCGGGCCGCCGCCGTGGCCGAGGGCGTCCAGGCGTCCTGGCTGGCGTTCGGTGTCGGAGTGCTGGTGGCGCTCGGCATGCAGGTCGGCGGGGGCGCGCTGGCGCGTACGCTCGTCGGCGGCCCGGGCGAGGTGGCCGACGCCGCCGCGCAGTGGCTGCGGATCGCGGCGCTCGGCGCCCCCGGCCTGCTGCTCGCCGCCGCCGGCAACGGCTGGCTGCGCGGCATCCAGGACACCCGCCGCCCGCTGTTCTTCGTGCTCGGACCCAACCTGCTGTCCGCGCTGCTCTGCCCGCTGCTGGTCTACCCCCTCGGCCTGGGCCTGACCGGGTCGGCGGTCGCCAACGCCGTCGCGCAGACCCTCGGGGGGACGCTGTTCGCCGCCGCGCTGGTGGCCGAGCGGGTCCCGCTGCGGCCCCGGCCGCGGCTGATCCGGCAGCAGTTGGTGCTCAGCCGCGACCTGCTGATCCGGGGCGCGGCGTTCCAGGCCAGCTTCCTGTCCGCGACCGCGGTGGCGGCGCGGTTCGGCGCGGCGGCGGTGGGTGCCCACCAGATCGCGCTGCAACTGTGGTTCTTCACGGCGCTGGTGCTCGACGCGCTCGCCATCGCCGCCCAGTCCCTGGTCGGTGCGGCGCTCGGTGCGGGCGACGCGGCCTACGCCCGGGCGCTGGCCCGTCGGATCGGTTTGCTCGGCGGCGTCTGCGGCGTCGCGTTCGGGCTGCTGATCGCGGCCGGCGCCGGGGTGGTGCCCGGGTGGTTCAGCTCCGATCCGCTGGTCCGCGAGCAGGCGATGGTGGCGTGGCCGTGGTTCGTGGCGATGCAGCCGCTGGCCGGGGTCGTCTTCGCCCTCGACGGTGTGCTGATCGGCGCCGGCGACGTCCGCTACCTGCGCAACCTCACCGTGGTGGCGGCGCTGGGCGGGTTCCTGCCGGCGATCTGGCTGGCGTACGGGCTGAACCTCGGGCTGGGCGGCATCTGGGCCGGGCTCACCCTGTTCGTGGTGCTCCGGCTGGTCGCGCTGCTGCTGCGGTTGCGCTCCGGCGGCTGGGCGGTGGTCGGCGCGGTCCGCTGA
- a CDS encoding DUF6186 family protein, whose translation MRALAIAGFLGALALFAVVEWLARREGSRIPTLGEVCAYVMRYEVGPVPVGRIGLFGFWWWLGWHFLAR comes from the coding sequence ATGCGGGCGTTGGCCATCGCCGGCTTCCTCGGCGCGTTGGCCCTCTTCGCGGTCGTCGAGTGGCTGGCGCGCCGTGAGGGCTCCCGCATTCCCACGCTCGGTGAGGTGTGCGCGTACGTCATGCGCTACGAGGTGGGTCCGGTGCCGGTGGGCCGGATCGGACTCTTCGGCTTCTGGTGGTGGCTGGGCTGGCACTTCCTGGCCCGCTGA
- a CDS encoding DHH family phosphoesterase, which translates to MIRELPPDGRVLLVCHVNPDGDALGSMLGFGLGLRRRGVRRIQATFPGPPEVPEPLRGLPGLDLLVPSTAAYPDPDLVICFDAASESRLGELVDRLDTAGAALVLDHHASNTRFGGVNLVDPHAAATSVVAEQLLARLGVALDVEIAECLYVALTTDTGSFRFEATTPAVHHLAARLLATGIRPGDISRRVFDTRPFGAVRLFGEVLGRARLDVSAAGGRGLVWTWATQDDLARHDQRPYVLEALIDSVRCTAEADVSCVLKQTGPAEWAVSMRSKGGVDVSRVAVALGGGGHRFAAGFTGRGTADEVVERIRGQLDGALLPATGA; encoded by the coding sequence CTGATCCGGGAGTTGCCGCCCGACGGGCGGGTGCTGCTGGTCTGCCACGTCAACCCGGACGGGGATGCGCTGGGCAGCATGCTGGGCTTCGGGCTCGGCCTGCGGCGCCGGGGCGTACGCCGGATCCAGGCGACCTTCCCCGGCCCGCCGGAGGTGCCCGAGCCGCTCCGGGGGCTGCCCGGTCTCGACCTGCTCGTGCCGTCCACCGCGGCGTACCCCGACCCCGATCTGGTGATCTGCTTCGACGCGGCGAGCGAGTCGCGGCTCGGCGAGCTGGTCGACCGGTTGGACACCGCGGGCGCCGCGTTGGTGCTCGACCACCACGCCTCCAACACCCGGTTCGGGGGCGTCAACCTGGTGGATCCGCACGCCGCGGCCACCTCCGTGGTCGCCGAGCAGTTGCTGGCCCGGCTCGGGGTCGCGCTGGACGTCGAGATCGCCGAGTGCCTCTACGTCGCGTTGACCACCGACACCGGCTCGTTCCGGTTCGAGGCGACCACGCCCGCCGTGCACCACCTGGCCGCCCGGCTGCTCGCCACCGGCATCCGTCCCGGGGACATTTCCCGGCGGGTGTTCGACACCCGGCCCTTCGGCGCCGTCCGGCTCTTCGGCGAGGTGCTCGGCCGTGCCCGGCTCGACGTGTCGGCCGCCGGTGGCCGTGGTCTGGTGTGGACGTGGGCGACCCAGGACGACCTGGCCCGCCACGACCAGCGTCCGTACGTGCTGGAGGCGCTGATCGACTCGGTGCGCTGCACGGCCGAGGCGGACGTCAGCTGCGTGTTGAAGCAGACCGGGCCGGCCGAGTGGGCGGTGTCGATGCGCAGCAAGGGCGGGGTGGACGTGAGCCGCGTCGCGGTCGCGCTCGGCGGTGGGGGGCACCGGTTCGCCGCCGGCTTCACCGGTCGGGGCACGGCCGACGAGGTGGTCGAGCGGATCCGCGGCCAGCTCGACGGCGCGTTGCTCCCGGCCACCGGCGCCTGA
- the rbfA gene encoding 30S ribosome-binding factor RbfA, translating into MTDPAKVRRHAERVRELVASVVRSQIKDPRLGMITITDARITADLRDATVFYTVLGDAAAQAGTAAALESAKGMLRSTVGKALGLRHSPTLTFVLDDVQDQVKHIDDLLAAARNADAEVQRLAAQAQYAGDAQPYRVDEDEDEDAETDAEDDNPPAGRDRR; encoded by the coding sequence ATGACGGATCCGGCCAAGGTACGCCGGCACGCGGAGCGGGTGCGGGAACTGGTCGCGTCGGTGGTGCGGAGCCAGATCAAGGACCCGCGACTCGGCATGATCACCATCACCGACGCCCGCATCACCGCCGACCTGCGCGACGCCACGGTCTTCTACACCGTGCTCGGCGACGCGGCGGCCCAGGCGGGCACCGCCGCCGCCCTGGAGAGCGCCAAGGGCATGCTGCGCAGCACGGTCGGCAAGGCCCTGGGGCTGCGCCACTCGCCGACGCTGACGTTCGTCCTCGACGACGTGCAGGACCAGGTGAAGCACATCGACGACCTGCTCGCCGCCGCCCGCAACGCGGACGCCGAGGTGCAGCGGCTCGCCGCCCAGGCGCAGTACGCGGGTGACGCGCAGCCGTACCGGGTGGACGAGGACGAGGACGAGGACGCCGAGACCGACGCCGAGGACGACAACCCGCCCGCCGGCCGGGACCGGCGGTGA
- a CDS encoding DUF503 domain-containing protein produces MFTGTAVFDLLLPGDSRSLKAKRSYVRPIVAALRRFEVSAAEVGALDLHGRAEIAVAVVAAEAAHVQEVLDSCERLVAGRPETELLSVRRRLYGAED; encoded by the coding sequence ATGTTCACCGGAACCGCGGTCTTCGACCTGCTGCTGCCCGGCGACTCCCGGTCGCTCAAGGCGAAGAGATCATATGTACGGCCGATCGTGGCGGCGCTGCGTCGCTTCGAGGTGTCGGCCGCCGAGGTGGGAGCGCTCGACCTGCACGGTCGGGCCGAGATCGCCGTGGCCGTGGTGGCCGCCGAGGCGGCGCACGTCCAGGAGGTGCTGGACTCCTGCGAGCGCCTCGTGGCCGGCCGTCCCGAGACCGAGTTGCTCTCGGTCCGCCGACGGCTCTACGGCGCGGAGGACTGA
- the infB gene encoding translation initiation factor IF-2, whose product MAGKARVHELAKELGVESKTVLAKLKEMGEFVKSASSTVEAPVARRLRSAFVASAGSAAPAAPSAAPSPTPSPAPSPTPGAPRVSAKPMPPRRPAAPAPGPKPKGPIPGPPQTATPVAKPASAHDIEVAAAEARAAALKAEQEAAVKAAQAARQQQRENVRREPPADGGPSTRPGPRPGPGAMPPRPGSPAAGRPTPAPGPGGRPGGRPPARGAGNNPFGISGGQQQQRPPAAGAGGPRPSPAGMPPRPSPASMPPRPSPASMPSQRPSTGRPGPGGAGRPGGGAGRPGGGGGGFRGGPGGGGGGGFRGGPGGGGGGGGYRGGPGGGGGGAPGGGFRPGGAPAGGGGRPGAGGRGRGGGAAGAFGRPGGRPTRGRKSKKQRRQEFDNLSAPTMSSGAPRGQGQVVRLSRGASLSDFADKINANPGSLVQEMFNLGEMVTATQSCSDDTLLLLGEHLGFDVQIVSPEDEDRELLAQFNIDLDAEVAEDRLVSRPPVVTVMGHVDHGKTKLLDAIRKANVVAGEAGGITQHIGAYQVHVPHEGEDRAITFIDTPGHEAFTAMRARGAQVTDIVILVVAADDGVMPQTIEALNHAKAADVPIVVAVNKVDKPEANPDKVRQQLTEYGLVAEEYGGDTMFVNVAAKPGIGIEDLLEAVLLTADASLELTAPIDGPAQGVAIEAHLDKGRGAVATVLVQKGTLRAGDSIVAGGAHGRVRAMLDENGNQVAEAGPARPVLVLGLTAVPGAGDTFLAAEDDRTVRQIAEQRQARRRAASFANSRGRATLETLMEQLKEGEKTSLNLVLKGDVSGSVEALEDALFNLDIPEEVQLRIIHRGVGAITESDVMLASASSEAVTIIGFNVRAANKVREIADREGVEIRYYTVIYQAIEEIDAALKGLLKPEYEEVELGTAEIRDVFRSSKIGNISGCIVRSGLIRRNAKARLLRDGAVVADNLTISSLKRFKDDATEVREGFECGLTLGGFNNVQVGDIIETFEMREKPRA is encoded by the coding sequence GTGGCAGGCAAGGCCCGCGTACACGAGCTTGCGAAAGAGCTCGGGGTCGAAAGCAAGACCGTTCTCGCCAAGCTGAAGGAAATGGGCGAGTTCGTTAAGTCCGCGTCCAGCACCGTCGAGGCGCCCGTCGCCCGACGGCTGCGGAGCGCATTCGTCGCGTCCGCCGGCTCGGCGGCGCCCGCCGCCCCGTCGGCGGCTCCCAGCCCGACGCCGTCCCCGGCGCCGAGCCCGACCCCGGGCGCGCCCCGGGTCTCGGCCAAGCCGATGCCGCCGCGGCGGCCGGCCGCGCCGGCCCCCGGGCCGAAGCCGAAGGGTCCGATCCCGGGCCCGCCGCAGACCGCGACCCCGGTCGCGAAGCCGGCGAGCGCCCACGACATCGAGGTGGCGGCCGCCGAGGCGCGTGCCGCCGCGCTGAAGGCCGAGCAGGAGGCCGCGGTCAAGGCCGCGCAGGCCGCTCGCCAGCAGCAGCGGGAGAACGTGCGTCGGGAGCCCCCGGCCGATGGTGGCCCGTCGACCCGTCCGGGCCCGCGGCCCGGTCCGGGCGCGATGCCGCCCCGGCCCGGTTCCCCGGCCGCCGGTCGTCCGACCCCGGCCCCGGGCCCGGGTGGTCGTCCGGGTGGCCGTCCGCCGGCGCGTGGCGCCGGTAACAACCCGTTCGGCATCTCCGGCGGTCAGCAGCAGCAGCGGCCCCCGGCCGCCGGTGCCGGTGGTCCGCGGCCCAGCCCGGCGGGTATGCCGCCGCGGCCGAGCCCGGCCTCCATGCCGCCCCGGCCCAGCCCGGCCTCCATGCCGAGCCAGCGTCCGTCCACGGGCCGTCCCGGCCCGGGTGGCGCCGGTCGTCCCGGCGGTGGCGCCGGTCGTCCCGGTGGCGGTGGCGGTGGCTTCCGCGGCGGTCCGGGTGGCGGCGGTGGCGGTGGCTTCCGCGGCGGTCCCGGTGGCGGCGGCGGTGGCGGTGGCTACCGTGGCGGTCCCGGTGGCGGCGGTGGCGGCGCTCCCGGTGGCGGTTTCCGTCCCGGCGGTGCTCCCGCCGGCGGTGGTGGCCGTCCGGGTGCCGGTGGTCGCGGCCGTGGCGGCGGTGCCGCGGGTGCCTTCGGGCGTCCGGGTGGCCGGCCGACGCGTGGTCGCAAGTCCAAGAAGCAGCGCAGACAGGAGTTCGACAACCTGTCGGCCCCGACCATGAGCTCGGGTGCTCCCCGGGGTCAGGGTCAGGTCGTCCGGCTCTCCCGTGGCGCGTCGCTGTCGGACTTCGCCGACAAGATCAACGCCAATCCGGGTTCGCTGGTCCAGGAGATGTTCAACCTGGGCGAGATGGTCACCGCGACCCAGTCCTGCTCCGACGACACCCTGCTGCTGCTGGGTGAGCACCTCGGCTTCGACGTGCAGATCGTCAGCCCGGAGGACGAGGACCGCGAGCTGCTCGCGCAGTTCAACATCGACCTGGACGCCGAGGTCGCCGAGGACCGCCTGGTCAGCCGGCCGCCGGTCGTGACCGTCATGGGTCACGTCGACCACGGTAAGACCAAGCTGCTCGACGCGATCCGCAAGGCGAACGTGGTGGCCGGCGAGGCGGGTGGCATCACCCAGCACATCGGCGCCTACCAGGTCCACGTCCCGCACGAGGGCGAGGACCGGGCGATCACCTTCATCGACACCCCGGGTCACGAGGCGTTCACCGCCATGCGTGCCCGTGGTGCCCAGGTCACGGACATCGTGATCCTGGTGGTCGCGGCCGACGACGGCGTGATGCCGCAGACGATCGAGGCGCTCAACCACGCCAAGGCGGCCGACGTGCCGATCGTGGTGGCGGTCAACAAGGTCGACAAGCCGGAGGCGAACCCGGACAAGGTCCGCCAGCAGCTGACCGAGTACGGCCTGGTCGCCGAGGAGTACGGCGGCGACACGATGTTCGTCAACGTGGCCGCCAAGCCGGGCATCGGCATCGAGGACCTGCTCGAGGCCGTGCTGCTGACCGCCGACGCGTCGCTGGAGCTGACCGCTCCGATCGACGGGCCGGCGCAGGGTGTGGCCATCGAGGCGCACCTCGACAAGGGTCGCGGTGCGGTGGCGACGGTGCTGGTGCAGAAGGGCACCCTGCGGGCCGGGGACTCGATCGTCGCCGGTGGGGCCCACGGCCGGGTCCGGGCGATGCTCGACGAGAACGGCAACCAGGTCGCCGAGGCGGGCCCGGCACGTCCGGTGCTGGTGCTCGGTCTGACCGCGGTGCCGGGTGCCGGCGACACGTTCCTGGCGGCCGAGGACGACCGCACGGTCCGGCAGATCGCCGAGCAGCGGCAGGCACGGCGGCGGGCGGCGTCCTTCGCCAACTCCCGCGGTCGGGCCACTCTCGAGACGCTCATGGAGCAGCTCAAGGAGGGCGAGAAGACCTCGCTCAACCTGGTGCTCAAGGGCGACGTCTCCGGTTCGGTGGAGGCCCTCGAGGACGCCCTGTTCAACCTCGACATCCCCGAGGAGGTCCAGCTCAGGATCATCCACCGGGGCGTCGGTGCGATCACCGAGAGCGACGTCATGCTCGCGAGCGCCTCGTCCGAGGCGGTCACGATCATCGGCTTCAACGTCCGGGCCGCCAACAAGGTCCGGGAGATCGCCGACCGCGAGGGTGTGGAGATCCGGTACTACACCGTCATCTACCAGGCCATCGAGGAGATCGACGCCGCGCTCAAGGGCCTGCTCAAGCCGGAGTACGAGGAGGTCGAGCTGGGCACCGCGGAGATCCGCGACGTCTTCCGCTCGTCCAAGATCGGCAACATCTCCGGCTGCATCGTCCGGTCCGGCCTCATCCGCCGCAACGCCAAGGCGCGGCTGTTGCGGGACGGGGCGGTCGTGGCGGACAACCTCACGATCAGCTCCCTGAAGCGATTCAAGGACGACGCGACGGAGGTCCGCGAGGGCTTCGAGTGTGGTCTGACGCTGGGCGGTTTCAACAACGTCCAGGTCGGCGACATCATCGAGACCTTCGAGATGCGGGAGAAGCCGCGCGCCTGA
- the nusA gene encoding transcription termination factor NusA has product MNIDLAALRALEREREIPFDTILAAIETALLTAYRHTDGAEPHARVEIDRKSGAALVYAQEVDDEGAVVREWDDTPHDFGRIAAMTAKQVILQRLREATDEVHFGEYVGRDGDLVTGVVQAHEARAEKGIVSVDLGKLEGVLPQSEQVPGERYAHGERIRCVVVHVAKGMRGPQITLSRSHPALVKKLFALEVPEIADGTVEIGAIAREAGHRTKIAVRSTTPGVNAKGACIGPMGQRVRAVMSELHGEKIDIIDWSDDPATFVGNALSPAKALRVEVVDLASRTARVTVPDFQLSLAIGREGQNARLAARLTGWRIDIRSDAEQSSPPARSGADHVPEPGGAISGS; this is encoded by the coding sequence GTGAACATCGACCTCGCGGCGCTGCGCGCACTGGAGCGCGAGCGGGAGATCCCGTTCGACACGATCCTCGCGGCGATCGAGACCGCGCTGTTGACCGCGTACCGGCACACCGACGGCGCCGAGCCGCACGCGCGGGTGGAGATCGACCGCAAGTCCGGCGCGGCCCTGGTGTACGCGCAGGAGGTGGACGACGAGGGCGCGGTCGTGCGGGAGTGGGACGACACTCCGCACGACTTCGGCCGGATCGCCGCCATGACGGCCAAGCAGGTGATCCTCCAGCGCCTGCGGGAGGCCACCGACGAGGTGCACTTCGGCGAGTACGTGGGCCGCGACGGCGACCTGGTCACCGGTGTGGTGCAGGCGCACGAGGCGCGCGCCGAGAAGGGCATCGTCAGCGTCGACCTGGGCAAGCTGGAGGGCGTCCTGCCGCAGTCCGAGCAGGTGCCCGGCGAGCGCTACGCGCACGGCGAGCGCATCCGTTGCGTGGTGGTGCACGTGGCGAAGGGCATGCGCGGTCCGCAGATCACGCTGTCCCGCTCGCATCCCGCGCTGGTGAAGAAGCTCTTCGCGCTCGAGGTGCCGGAGATCGCGGACGGGACCGTCGAGATCGGGGCGATCGCGCGTGAGGCAGGTCACCGTACGAAGATCGCGGTGCGCTCCACGACCCCCGGCGTGAACGCCAAGGGCGCCTGCATCGGCCCGATGGGTCAGCGGGTCCGGGCCGTGATGAGCGAGCTGCACGGTGAGAAGATCGACATCATCGACTGGTCGGACGACCCGGCGACCTTCGTCGGCAACGCGTTGTCGCCGGCCAAGGCCCTGCGGGTCGAGGTGGTCGATCTGGCCAGCCGGACCGCCCGGGTGACCGTGCCGGATTTCCAGCTCTCCCTGGCGATCGGCCGCGAGGGGCAGAACGCCCGACTCGCGGCCCGGTTGACCGGTTGGCGCATCGACATCCGGTCCGACGCGGAGCAGAGCAGCCCGCCCGCACGGAGCGGGGCTGATCACGTCCCGGAGCCGGGCGGCGCGATCTCCGGCAGCTAG
- the rimP gene encoding ribosome maturation factor RimP: MTQRGRATRSTGRPRGGERPGAGDRRRDAERPRGGDLTARRNRLREVIEPVVTEAGYDLEDLTVSRAGRRHVVRVIVDSDGGINLDAVADVSRAVSAALDAAEEAGGDIVAGEYQLEVSSPGVDRPLTLPRHWRRNAGRLVKVTVRSGREGEQPAGDRQLTGRVVEADDERVVLETDASRTEWTYADLGPGRVQVEFNRLDEIEETDEFDDTGEPGDEDDIDDEDDVEDEER, from the coding sequence ATGACGCAGCGTGGCCGTGCCACCAGGTCGACGGGCCGGCCCCGCGGCGGCGAGCGGCCCGGCGCCGGTGACCGGCGGCGCGACGCTGAGCGACCGCGCGGCGGTGACCTCACGGCGCGGCGCAACCGGCTGCGCGAGGTCATCGAGCCCGTGGTGACCGAGGCCGGCTACGACCTGGAGGACCTCACCGTGTCCCGGGCCGGCCGTCGGCACGTGGTGCGCGTGATCGTGGACTCCGACGGCGGGATCAACCTGGACGCCGTCGCGGACGTCTCCCGGGCGGTCTCCGCGGCACTGGACGCGGCGGAGGAGGCCGGCGGCGACATCGTCGCGGGCGAGTACCAGTTGGAGGTCAGCTCCCCGGGCGTGGACCGCCCGCTCACGCTGCCCCGGCACTGGCGGCGCAACGCCGGCCGGCTGGTGAAGGTGACCGTCCGGTCCGGCCGGGAGGGCGAGCAGCCCGCCGGCGACCGGCAGCTCACCGGTCGGGTGGTCGAGGCCGACGACGAGCGCGTCGTGCTGGAGACGGACGCCAGCCGCACCGAATGGACGTACGCGGACCTCGGCCCCGGCCGGGTCCAGGTCGAGTTCAACCGCCTCGACGAGATCGAGGAGACGGACGAGTTCGACGACACCGGCGAGCCCGGTGACGAAGACGACATCGACGACGAAGATGATGTGGAGGACGAGGAGAGGTGA
- a CDS encoding ferritin-like domain-containing protein, which yields MIERAARTTPAEALGAALSAEYAAIYAYGPIGVRLSGSARTSARQAEAAHRRRRDALVMQLSTSGATVPPDHAGYALPFPITDRASALRLAVEVEERTAAHWRAALAATTGSDRDQALDALLDYAVRATRWRRTAGVTPLTVPFPGRPT from the coding sequence GTGATCGAGCGCGCGGCACGGACCACCCCCGCCGAGGCGCTCGGAGCGGCACTCAGCGCCGAGTACGCGGCCATCTACGCGTACGGACCGATCGGCGTGCGGCTCTCGGGCTCGGCCCGCACCTCGGCGCGACAGGCCGAGGCCGCCCACCGGCGGCGCCGGGACGCGCTGGTGATGCAGCTCAGCACCTCGGGCGCCACGGTCCCGCCGGACCACGCCGGCTACGCGCTGCCGTTCCCGATCACCGACCGGGCGAGCGCCCTGCGGCTGGCCGTGGAGGTCGAGGAGCGTACGGCGGCGCACTGGCGGGCGGCGCTCGCGGCGACCACGGGGAGCGACCGGGACCAGGCGCTGGACGCGCTGCTCGACTACGCGGTGCGGGCCACACGCTGGCGCCGGACCGCCGGGGTGACCCCGCTCACGGTCCCGTTCCCGGGCCGCCCCACCTGA
- a CDS encoding PadR family transcriptional regulator — protein sequence MSIRHGLLALLERGQMYGYQLRAAFEESTGSTWPLNIGQVYTTLSRLERDGLVRSLPESEAGQRPYEITDAGRADLALWFATPISRNDRPRDELAIKLALALTTPGVDVRSVVQTQRSATMRALQELTRLKYASDRPEDLPWRLVLDAMVFQAEAEVRWLDHCETSLVRYRPPAPGPQAGATPADVVWPADEEARR from the coding sequence ATGTCCATCCGTCACGGGCTGCTCGCCCTGCTCGAACGCGGCCAGATGTACGGCTACCAACTGCGGGCCGCGTTCGAGGAGTCGACCGGCTCGACCTGGCCGCTGAACATCGGGCAGGTCTACACCACGCTGTCCCGGCTGGAGCGGGACGGCCTGGTGCGTTCGCTCCCGGAGAGCGAGGCGGGACAGCGCCCGTACGAGATCACCGACGCCGGGCGGGCGGACCTGGCACTCTGGTTCGCCACCCCGATCAGCCGCAACGACCGTCCCCGCGACGAGCTGGCGATCAAGCTGGCGCTGGCGCTCACCACCCCCGGCGTCGACGTCCGGTCCGTCGTGCAGACGCAGCGCAGCGCCACCATGCGCGCGCTGCAGGAGTTGACCCGGTTGAAGTACGCCAGCGACCGACCCGAGGACCTACCCTGGCGGCTGGTGCTGGACGCGATGGTGTTCCAGGCCGAGGCCGAGGTGCGATGGCTGGACCACTGTGAGACCAGCCTGGTGCGCTACCGCCCACCCGCGCCGGGGCCGCAGGCCGGCGCGACACCGGCCGACGTGGTGTGGCCGGCAGACGAGGAGGCGCGACGGTGA
- a CDS encoding ABC transporter ATP-binding protein yields MSEPGTILDLRDVHRTHGADAAAVHALRGVSLTVRAGELVAVMGPSGSGKSTLLALAGGLDSPTAGDVRVEGQSLTALDRRGLAQLRRRRIGYIFQNLNLLGSLSAVENVALPLELDGTGVRRARKLALAALAEVGLPGLGDRFPDQLSGGQQQRVAIARALVGERRLVLADEPTGALDSQTGEAVLHLLRRRVDAGAAGLLVTHEARHAGWADRVVFLRDGVLVDSTAPLGSVEQLLTGSGR; encoded by the coding sequence GTGAGTGAACCGGGCACCATCCTCGACCTGCGCGACGTCCACCGCACCCACGGCGCCGACGCGGCCGCCGTGCACGCGCTGCGCGGGGTGAGCCTGACGGTCCGGGCCGGCGAGCTGGTGGCCGTCATGGGCCCCTCCGGCTCCGGCAAGTCGACCCTGCTGGCGCTCGCCGGCGGGCTGGACAGCCCCACCGCCGGCGACGTACGCGTCGAGGGCCAGTCGTTGACCGCCCTGGACCGACGCGGTCTGGCCCAGCTGCGCCGCCGCCGGATCGGCTACATCTTCCAGAACCTCAACCTGCTGGGCAGCCTCAGCGCCGTCGAGAACGTCGCGCTGCCGCTGGAGCTCGACGGCACCGGCGTACGGCGGGCGCGCAAGCTGGCGCTGGCCGCGCTCGCGGAGGTGGGCCTGCCGGGGCTGGGCGACCGCTTCCCCGACCAGCTCTCCGGCGGCCAGCAGCAACGGGTGGCGATCGCCCGGGCGCTGGTGGGTGAGCGCCGGCTGGTGCTGGCCGACGAGCCGACCGGCGCCCTGGACTCGCAGACCGGCGAGGCGGTGCTGCACCTGCTGCGCCGCCGCGTCGACGCCGGCGCCGCCGGACTGCTGGTGACCCACGAGGCACGGCACGCCGGCTGGGCCGACCGGGTGGTCTTCCTCCGGGACGGGGTGCTGGTCGACTCGACGGCCCCGCTCGGCAGCGTCGAGCAGCTGCTGACCGGCAGCGGCCGGTGA